The DNA sequence TATATGATTGGATTAAGCAATGGAGTCATTACAGTGTAAAATAGAGAGAGGACCTTGTTCAGAATATCCAGTTGTCCTTTTGTTGGAAACAAATACACAGCGATTAGCGTCCCGTAAAAAATGCACACTACGGTCAAGTGAGAGCTGCAGGTGGTGAAGGCTTTTTGTCTTCCTGTAATTGATTTCATTTTGAGGATGGTTAAAACAATATAGATATACGATATAACAATTAACATAAAAGGTGCTACGACACAGATGAAACCTATTACATAGGTCTGATTATGGATCCATGAAGTATCAGAGCAGGAAAGCTCAATAATGGGTTCATAGTCACAGAAGAAGTGATGAATGATGTTTGGTCCACAGTAGTATAGACTGCACAAAGATATAGAATTAACCAATGTCATTTTTAAACTTAATAACCAGATGATAATCACTGATTTAATGCAAATTGATTGGTTCATTAAAGAGTTGTAATGCAGTGGCTTACAGATGGCCAAATACCGGTCATAGGACATCACAGTCAGTAGAAAAAACTCTGAGGCCTCAGCATTTACAAAAAAGGAGAACTGGATGATACATTCAGCAAGAGACATGGTACATCCATCATGTAAGATGATATAAAGAAAGTTAGGAAGAATATCTGTGGACAGAATTATATCAAGCAATGATAGTTGGGTGATGAAGAGGTACATGGGAGAATGAAGTGTTTTACTCAGATGATATAAAATCACAATGAAGAGATTTCCAGAAATAGTAACACAAAATATGATAAAGAGCACTGAGAAAAATAGAATTTGTATGCTTTTTATATTTGGGAAACCTGTTAGCACAATATAGGTGATGTTATTGTGATAGCCCATCTggtaaaagaatataaaaatgcTTTAGGTTGCAAGCATAAGAAAATGTACTATGTATggcaaaacaaaaacaacatttaGTCTGACGTGTATCCATTCAATTTTGTTAGGATCCTTCTTCAGTATGTTAATATCCAGCTGAGTTTTGGCTGGTTGACTGAGCTTTTGTACTATTCTCAAGACCCCTTAATGAGCCTTTGGGTTTGACAGGCTCCCCCAGACTTAATCCTAGTACACTCTCTATCTATGGCCCCAATTCCCTCACCGACCCACAAGTGTGGACCGAATGGCTGAAATCAACTCTGTCAACCTTTGCTTGAATTGGCTCAAAGTCAAGTGAAGAGAATGTAAGGGTTTACAGGTTACTTCACACATAGCAGCAATGAATACCCTCTGCCTGGAAATATGTCGAGTCCTTCTCAAAGCCTGGCAGAGGTTGTATGATTTTTAAACAAAACTGGCAATGGACTGAGCAATCATTGATTCCTGAAAGTGCTCCTACCGTCTTGTTTTCCAGGCCCTAGCATAGACCTGTTCATAATTGGTTTGTGCTAGGACTGGTGCTTTTTAGCCATAAAGCAGCATGAGTTTTTCTGAATGTGGAACAATATGTCTGTCTCAGCAGTGGACATATTAGACCTCTGCAGAGAAATATGGCACTGGAACAGTTTTCTCCACAGCCAACAGGTCTGGGAGGTAAaggatctttaaccacttaccgaccagccgtcgcagtaatactgcggcaggttggctcccctgggcaagccCTCGTAGCTGTACGTAACTGTCATCGTAgctgtgcgcaaaccaatcaatatacgcttattgcgtttttttaaccaaaaatatgtagaagaatacatatcggcctaaactgatgaagaaattcgttttttttttttttggattttttttatagcaaaaaatacaaaatattgtgtttttttgaaaatttcaactcgttttttgtttatagcgcaaaaaataaaaacatgcagaGGTgaccatataccaccaaaagaaagctcaatttctggggaaaaaaggacataaattttgtttgggtacaacatcgcacgaccgcgcaattgtcagttaaagcgacgcagtgccgtatcgcaaaaaatggcctggtcaggaagggggcaaatccttctttggctgaagtggttaaactcctcaCACCCTCTCCAGGCAGCAGACCTGGGAGGCTATGGAAAGAGCTTTTATACTGGCATCCTCTCCAGGTCAAGCCTGAGAGGCAAAGACTCTTCTAGAAGGGCTCTCCGTATATATTTATCTCCTTCTCCAGCCCCCATGATTGTTAACATACCTCCTAGTAAATTGCTGGGTGAAGTAAATACTCATATCCCCTAACATTGTATCTTTTGCTTTGTCTATTGCACAACACTTCCCAACAGTAGgaaaaaaatcacacaatacatTAGGATAGGGGAAACATAAAGAATGCAGAAAACAATAGCAATCAGATCTTAGGCAAGCCACAGCCTAACTGCCCACCAAATTTTCATTAGTGTAAATCAGCTAAATTCAATGCATCAAAGCAAAAGTAATTCCAAATCTTACAattaattttctttagaaagccAGAGTAGAAATGTCAGTCCTCTGACAGAATGCTGTAGACAAGGATCCTTGTCTTATACTTGGAATCTATGGTCTCTATTCAGAGGTCTGGTACAACCCCTGACAGTGAGAGCTATTActtcttagccctggttcacactggtgtgaattgacatgcaatttgacatgtccacctgtactactttttgggatttcggggtgcgatttccattgacatctgtgcagaaacccacacagatgtctgtgaaatcgccgccgaaatcgggactgacatgcgggagttaaatcgtacgagttcagctgaactcgcacggcttcattcccgcagctcagtgtgaatctGGGCTTAGCCAGCAAAGACAATGAGCTTTTCAGAATGGGGAGCTATAGTTCCAGTTGGACCTCTGCAGGGAGCCTACTGTTTCCACGCAGAGAGTCAGTGTTCTTTTCTGCAGCTtaccgttggcatggaccatagggtgagtacctggattgaaaactggctacaagggcgtgttcagagggtggtgataaatggggagtactcagaatggtcaggggtgggtagtggggttccccagggttctgtgctgggaccaatcctatttaatttgtttataaatgatctggaagatgggataaacagttcaatctctgtatttgcagacgatactaagctaagcagggcaataacttctccgcaggatgtggaaaccttgcaaaaagacctgaacaaattaatggggtgggcgactacatggcaaatgaggttcaatgtagaaaaatgtaaaataatgcatttgggtggcaaaaatatgaatgcaatctatacactggggggagaacctctgggggaatctaggatggaaaaggacctgggggtcctagtagatgataggctcagcaatggcatgcaatgccaagctgctgctaataaggcaaacagaatattggcatgtattaaaagaaggatcaactccagagataaaacgataattctcccgctctacaagactctggtccagccgcacctggagtatgctgtccagttctgggcaccagtcctcaggaaggatgtactggaaatggagcgagtacatagaagggcaacaaagctaataaagggtctggaggatcttagttgaggaaaggttgcgagcgttgaacttattctctctggagaagagacgcttgagaggggatatgatttcaatttacaaatactgtactggtgaccccacaatagggataaaactttttcgcagaagagagtttaataagactcgagggccactcattacaattagaagaaaagaggtttaaccttaaactacgtagagggttctttactgtaagagcggtaaggatgtggaattcccttccacaggcggtggtctcagcggggagcattgatagcttcaagaaactattagataatcacctgaatgaccgcaacatacagggatatataatgtaatactgacacataatcacacacataggttggacttgatggacgtgtgtcttttttcaacctcacctactatgtaactatgtaactatgtactggcAGGGGAAAGGCTTTTCTAAATAGTCCGCAGTTTCTTACCAAAGGAAACCATcaagacttttttttaaatacctgGAAAGTATTTAGCTGATTTTGAAAGAAACTCGAACtgggcataaataaataaaaaaatatacaatgaaaaattgattcaccacaaactcgctcccagtgaactcaaaatagcagcgctaaaagcaATCCCTAAAAAAGTGAGATGTAGTGAAGAGTGATATGCTGATGAATCAACCTGTgtaatgattacatcacgtcctcacccttcatcattaatgtgcatacaatgataTGCTCAAAAAATCATAAAAGAATAGTGCATgtaaaccaattaagtgaataacatgtctgtgcacatacaaatataatgtgaaaattataactaAGTGAGAGTCAATGTAAATTAACTCGCAAAGaattatatctataaagtgtgtccacaaacaatccaaaagtaaaatagtccaaaacaaaatccgtgacgtgttgtggtgcaaatcttctacttaaatgaatcttctaCCGCACCTCTGTGGCTGTGAATCCACTCCCTTTAGGCGAatacactcaccagctcctttcgcccacactctcgtgtcagggccagcaagcttttatcccacactcacaggGGATATgattgatcttcagtggtaaacctgtacacctttacctCTCCAAAAAGTGATGCCCAAGAGCTCTCGAGCCTCGTCCAGTGTTGACCTGGACGAGGCTCGAGAGCTCTTGGGCATCACTTTTTGGAGaggtaaaggtgtacaggtttaccactgaagatcaatcATATCCcctgtgagtgtgggataaaagcttgctggccctgacacgagagtgtgggcgaaaggagctggtgagtgtattcgcctaaggggagtggattcacagccacagaggtgcggtggaagattcatttaagtagaagatttgcaccacaacacgtcacggattttgttttggactattttacttttggattgtttgtggacacactttatagatataattCTTTGCAAGTTAATTTACATTGACTCTCACTtagttataattttcacattatatttgtatgtgcacagacatgttattcacttaattggtttacATGCACTATTCTTTTATGATTTTTTGAGCAtatcattgtatgcacattaatgatgaagggtgaggacgtgatgtaatcattacACAGGTTGATTCATCAGCATATCACTCTTCACTACATCTCACTTTTTTAGGGATtgcttttagcgctgctattttgagttcactgggagcgagtttgtggtgaatcaatttttcatTGTATACTtattatttaagcagcagctcagatttaggtctttaccatcagcgcagcgtttttgggtgtatgagtgggcggatttttatacatctgattttttacaaaataaaaaaatataactgtGCAATATTTCTAATTTACTTGACTAAAACTTGAACATACTTTTACattgttcatttttatttctaagcaTGAATAACGACAATAAATACAAGAAGACATGACATTTCCcttaaaggaaggaagaaaagacagCGGAGAGTCAGGAAAGTAGATATTAGACATTGGAAATGAACAGTATTGCAGGTATAAAATGTGAGGAATATAACACGGAACCAGGAAAGCTCAAATTCTAAATGTATAATACAATCCTTTTTTGGCATTAGTTGAGTTAAAATTGAAAATTGCAGTATAATATTGGAAAATACCCGGTTAAATTGAGTAATGGAGAGAGGCTCTGAAGCAGATAAAAATGTTATACATCTTATACTATACGTCTACAGTTCTTCATCTGTATGGAAACACAAAACAGAAAATCTATGATACTGCACCTCAATTCCATGCACATTTTTTAGAGATGACATCTGGATGTAACAGTTTACTTTGAAAATCCCCGGCAAACAATGTAAGATCAGCCAGCAAATGTCTTAGTGGAAATAATATTCCACTTACAGGGAATTTTTAGGCTCTGTTATTTATTGAGTTGATATGAAACACTTTTATACATTTTACTCCTCCTTCCTTGGCTGTTTTTTGCATGGCTAATTTATCTGATTGCTaataatcttttaggatttttttttatactgtatttcTCCTGACACACCCTTTATTAATCTTAATTTGAAAGCAGTAGGGAACTCCATGTTTATTGTTACAGTTTTTATCCACTCACCTTTTTTCTACCATCTGCACATTTTAACCACTATAACCCctgaaagtatttgcccccttaatgaccaggccatttttgctatacagcactgcgtccctataactgaaaattgtgtggtcatgcggcgttgtacccaaacaaatagagctttcttttggtggtatttgatcacctctgcggtttttatcttttgaactataaacaaagagtgacaattttgaaaaaaaaaatttatatatatatatatatatatatatatatatatatatatatatatatatatatatatatatatatatatggaatgtagAATGTTTTGCTATGGGTTATCAGTTTGTTCATACCATCAACAttatctgtgaaggttctcattgatACAGATCATAGTAGAGCTAGTAGTAGTAAGTGACATTCCCATTTCATTGGGCTTGTTCTGTAacgttgaagatttttttttcatgtttccaagccacttcttcagttctgacGAGTGATATGAACATACCCCAGAATTTATATACATATCGGTAGCAGAGAtgccttaatccaatcaccatgaaaTGAGTCAAGGCAGGTGCTAATATTTTAAGAACAGGATGGGAGTTGTGAAAATTATGGAACCACCCTGttctagttaaccacttcagccccggaggattttacccccttcctgaccagagcaacttttgcaattcggcactgcgccgctttaactgtcaattgtgtggtcgtgtgacgttgtaccaaaacaaaattgacgtctttttttccccacaaatagagctttcttttggtggtatttgatcgcctctgcagtttttattttttgcgctataaacaaaaaaagagcgacaattttgaaaaaaaatgaatattttttactttttgctataataaatatctcccaaaaatatataaataaaacaattttttcctcaggttaggccgatatgtattcttctacatacttttggtaaaaaaaatcacaataatgccccgtacacagggttggattttccgatggaaaatgtccgatcagagcgtgttgtcggaaattccgaccgtgtgtgggctccatcggacattttccatcggatattccgacacacaaagttggagagcaggagataaaattttttcgacaacaaaatccgttgtcggaaattccgatcgtgtgtacacaaatccgacggacaaagtgccacgcatgctcagaataaataaagagatgaaagctattggccactgccccgtttatagtcccaacgtacatgttttacgtcaccgcgtttagaactttgtgtgaccgtgtgtatgcaagacaatttttgttgtcagaat is a window from the Aquarana catesbeiana isolate 2022-GZ linkage group LG03, ASM4218655v1, whole genome shotgun sequence genome containing:
- the LOC141134819 gene encoding olfactory receptor 5G25-like, which translates into the protein MYLFITQLSLLDIILSTDILPNFLYIILHDGCTMSLAECIIQFSFFVNAEASEFFLLTVMSYDRYLAICKPLHYNSLMNQSICIKSVIIIWLLSLKMTLVNSISLCSLYYCGPNIIHHFFCDYEPIIELSCSDTSWIHNQTYVIGFICVVAPFMLIVISYIYIVLTILKMKSITGRQKAFTTCSSHLTVVCIFYGTLIAVYLFPTKGQLDILNKVLSLFYTVMTPLLNPIIYTFRNKDIKKAIEKIKPFFFY